In Sodalis ligni, a single genomic region encodes these proteins:
- a CDS encoding D-amino-acid transaminase yields MTRTVYINGDFVPESEAKISIFDRGFLFADAVYEVMAVLNGRLLENAGHIARLERSCRELKLRLPVTAAALEAIQNKLIAVNQLREGAIYLQLSRGSTGDREFDFPQAEVEPTLLLFTQARPVIDNVKARTGIRVVTVEDIRWHRRDIKTVGLLAPCLAKEYAHSQGADDAFLVEDGFITEGSSSNAWIVTEQGTLVTRQLSTDILHGITRRSLLALAARHGIPFEERPFSVEEVYRAGEAFISSATSFIWPVVEIDGKPIGGGKPGQVTLALRNIYVEMALAATGNSAGG; encoded by the coding sequence ATGACCAGAACCGTTTATATCAACGGCGACTTTGTGCCGGAGTCTGAGGCAAAAATATCCATTTTCGACCGCGGCTTTCTATTTGCCGATGCGGTATATGAAGTCATGGCGGTATTGAACGGCAGATTACTGGAAAATGCCGGCCATATCGCGCGCCTTGAGCGCTCCTGCCGGGAACTGAAGCTGCGGCTGCCGGTGACCGCCGCCGCCCTGGAAGCTATCCAGAATAAGCTTATCGCCGTTAACCAGCTGCGGGAAGGAGCGATATATCTGCAGTTAAGCCGCGGCAGCACCGGCGATCGGGAGTTCGATTTTCCGCAGGCCGAGGTGGAGCCGACGCTTTTGTTGTTTACCCAGGCCCGCCCGGTTATCGACAACGTCAAGGCCCGAACCGGGATCCGGGTGGTGACGGTGGAAGACATCCGCTGGCATCGCCGTGATATTAAAACCGTCGGCTTACTGGCCCCCTGCCTGGCGAAAGAGTACGCCCACAGCCAGGGCGCGGACGACGCCTTCCTGGTGGAAGACGGTTTTATAACCGAAGGCAGCTCTTCCAATGCCTGGATCGTCACCGAGCAGGGCACGTTGGTCACCCGGCAGCTCAGTACGGATATCTTGCACGGCATTACCCGCCGATCGCTGCTGGCACTGGCGGCGCGTCACGGCATCCCGTTTGAAGAACGCCCCTTCAGCGTTGAAGAAGTTTATCGCGCCGGCGAGGCATTTATCAGTTCCGCGACGTCCTTTATCTGGCCGGTGGTGGAAATCGACGGCAAACCCATCGGCGGCGGCAAGCCCGGACAGGTCACCCTGGCTTTGCGCAATATCTATGTGGAAATGGCGTTGGCAGCCACCGGCAACAGCGCAGGCGGCTGA
- a CDS encoding branched-chain amino acid ABC transporter substrate-binding protein gives MSLKLLRTPLSAVLIACLGTAFAAHADVVIGVAGPFTGPNATYGDQYWHGASQAAADINAAGGIKGQKITLVQGDDACEPKQAVAVANRLVDENHVAAVVGHFCSSSTMPASAVYDEAGIIAITPGSTNPQITERGQTAMFRMCGRDDQQGLVAGNYIIDKLKAKKVAIIHDKDTYGQGLADATKAQLNSRGVKEVMYEGLSRGEKDFNALVTKIRSADPDVVYFGGCHPEAGPLVRQMREQGVKATFFSGDCIVTADMVTAAGGPQYTKGVLMTFGKDPREIPDGKAVIEKFRAAKFEPEGYTLYSYASVQALAAAFNAVGVDSAKASAWLKSHPVSTVMGQKTWDSKGDLKVSDYVVYQWDDQGKYHEVP, from the coding sequence ATGTCATTAAAACTGCTGAGAACTCCGCTTTCCGCTGTGCTTATCGCCTGCCTGGGCACGGCCTTTGCCGCCCATGCCGATGTGGTTATCGGCGTCGCCGGCCCCTTCACCGGGCCCAATGCCACCTACGGGGATCAATATTGGCACGGCGCCTCGCAGGCGGCGGCGGATATCAATGCTGCCGGCGGCATCAAGGGGCAAAAAATTACCCTGGTGCAGGGGGATGACGCCTGTGAACCGAAACAGGCGGTGGCCGTCGCCAACCGTTTGGTGGATGAAAACCATGTCGCCGCGGTGGTGGGGCATTTTTGTTCTTCCTCCACCATGCCGGCGTCGGCGGTGTATGACGAGGCCGGCATTATCGCCATCACACCCGGATCCACCAATCCGCAGATCACCGAACGCGGCCAGACCGCCATGTTCCGTATGTGCGGCCGGGACGATCAGCAGGGCCTGGTGGCCGGCAATTACATCATTGATAAGCTGAAAGCGAAAAAAGTGGCCATTATCCATGATAAAGATACCTACGGTCAGGGATTGGCGGACGCCACCAAAGCGCAGCTTAACAGCCGGGGCGTGAAGGAAGTGATGTATGAGGGGTTATCCCGGGGCGAAAAGGATTTCAACGCGCTGGTGACCAAGATCCGCTCGGCGGATCCGGACGTGGTGTATTTCGGCGGCTGCCATCCTGAAGCCGGTCCGCTGGTGCGCCAGATGCGCGAACAGGGCGTGAAGGCCACCTTTTTCTCCGGCGACTGTATTGTCACCGCCGACATGGTGACCGCCGCCGGCGGTCCGCAATATACCAAGGGCGTGTTGATGACCTTTGGTAAAGATCCCCGTGAAATCCCGGACGGCAAAGCGGTGATTGAAAAATTCCGCGCCGCCAAGTTCGAACCCGAAGGTTATACCCTCTACTCTTATGCCTCGGTCCAGGCCCTGGCCGCTGCCTTTAACGCCGTCGGCGTCGATTCCGCCAAGGCCAGCGCCTGGCTGAAATCCCACCCGGTGAGTACGGTCATGGGGCAAAAAACCTGGGACAGCAAAGGCGATTTGAAGGTCTCCGATTACGTGGTTTATCAGTGGGACGATCAGGGTAAATATCACGAAGTCCCGTAA
- a CDS encoding ABC transporter permease subunit, with amino-acid sequence MDATFLQQMLNGLTLGAVYGLIAIGYTMVYGIIGMINFAHGEVYMISAYLCAIALALLSFFGLHSFPLLILGTLVFTIVVIGVYGWVIERIAYRPLRNSTRLAPLISAIGMSLILQNYAQISQGPRQQGIPTMMDGVFKFTLGGDFVQITYTKVFILVASLAGMLALTYLIGHTRLGRMCRATQQDRRMASMLGINTDRVISLVFVIGAAMAGLAGVLITMNYGTFDFYAGFIIGIKAFTAAVLGGIGSLPGAMLGGLILGVAEAQFAGMVNSDYKDVFSFSLLVVILIFRPQGLLGRPMVAKV; translated from the coding sequence ATGGATGCTACCTTTTTGCAACAAATGCTTAATGGTTTAACGCTTGGAGCGGTCTATGGTCTGATCGCCATCGGCTACACCATGGTGTACGGCATTATCGGCATGATTAACTTCGCCCACGGCGAAGTCTATATGATTTCCGCCTATCTGTGCGCCATCGCCCTGGCCCTGCTCTCTTTTTTCGGCCTGCATTCGTTCCCCCTGCTGATTCTCGGCACCCTGGTGTTCACCATTGTCGTCATCGGCGTGTACGGCTGGGTTATCGAGCGTATCGCCTACCGGCCTCTGAGGAATTCCACCCGCCTGGCGCCGCTGATTTCCGCCATCGGCATGTCCCTCATCCTGCAAAACTATGCCCAGATCAGCCAAGGGCCGCGCCAGCAGGGTATTCCCACCATGATGGACGGGGTATTTAAATTCACCCTTGGCGGCGATTTTGTTCAAATCACCTATACCAAGGTTTTCATTCTGGTGGCCTCCCTGGCGGGGATGCTGGCGCTGACTTACCTTATCGGCCATACCCGGCTCGGGCGCATGTGCCGTGCTACCCAGCAGGACCGTAGAATGGCGTCGATGCTGGGTATCAACACCGATCGGGTGATTTCCCTGGTGTTTGTTATCGGCGCCGCCATGGCCGGGCTGGCGGGGGTGCTTATCACCATGAACTACGGCACCTTCGACTTTTATGCCGGCTTTATTATCGGCATCAAAGCCTTTACGGCCGCGGTGCTCGGCGGCATCGGCTCGCTGCCGGGGGCCATGCTGGGAGGACTTATTCTCGGCGTGGCGGAAGCGCAGTTCGCCGGCATGGTCAACTCCGATTATAAAGATGTGTTTTCATTTTCATTATTGGTGGTCATTTTGATTTTTCGTCCGCAGGGCCTGCTTGGCCGGCCCATGGTGGCCAAGGTATAA
- a CDS encoding DUF3382 domain-containing protein — protein MSQPVTRGAIDFRQCAVDTVLAGLLALIIFGPMVGVALNGYSFDFQPRRLMWVILVVMAGRALVSLFCKPVRGCASKAVSMATAAGCMSCRRAIKAVCAGVCR, from the coding sequence ATGTCGCAACCCGTAACGCGCGGCGCCATTGATTTCAGGCAATGCGCCGTGGATACCGTATTGGCCGGGCTTCTCGCGCTGATCATTTTCGGCCCCATGGTGGGGGTGGCGCTTAACGGTTACAGTTTTGACTTTCAGCCCCGGCGGCTGATGTGGGTTATCCTGGTGGTAATGGCGGGCCGCGCCCTGGTGAGCCTGTTTTGCAAACCGGTCCGGGGCTGCGCTTCCAAAGCCGTTTCCATGGCGACAGCGGCGGGGTGTATGTCTTGCCGGCGGGCTATAAAAGCCGTCTGCGCTGGAGTATGCCGCTGA
- the livM gene encoding high-affinity branched-chain amino acid ABC transporter permease LivM, with protein MQTGPGLRFQSRFHGDSGGVYVLPAGYKSRLRWSMPLIILLAVIFPFVATKYVLTVGILGLIYVLLGLGLNIVVGLAGLLDLGYVAFYAIGAYGLALGHEYLGLGFWTMLPLGALLAALAGALLGFPVLRMHGDYLAIVTLGFGEIIRLILNNWLAFTGGPNGVEVPSPTFFGLEFGRRAREGGVPIHEFLHIPYNPNLKFVFIYAVLTLVVLLVLYINQRLRRMPIGRAWEALREDEVACRSLGLNHVLVKLSAFTLGASTAGVAGVFFATYQGFVNPTSFTFFESALILAIVVLGGMGSTVGVVMAAFVLTVAPELLRSFAEYRVLLFGILMVAMMIWRPRGLIRISRSGFAARKGVAP; from the coding sequence TTGCAAACCGGTCCGGGGCTGCGCTTCCAAAGCCGTTTCCATGGCGACAGCGGCGGGGTGTATGTCTTGCCGGCGGGCTATAAAAGCCGTCTGCGCTGGAGTATGCCGCTGATAATACTGTTGGCGGTGATATTCCCCTTTGTAGCCACCAAATATGTCCTGACGGTGGGGATCCTGGGCCTGATTTATGTACTGCTTGGCCTGGGGCTGAATATCGTGGTGGGGCTGGCGGGCCTGCTGGACCTGGGCTATGTGGCGTTTTACGCCATCGGCGCCTACGGGCTGGCGCTGGGGCATGAATACCTGGGACTGGGCTTCTGGACCATGCTGCCGCTGGGGGCTCTGCTGGCGGCCCTGGCCGGCGCCCTGCTGGGCTTTCCGGTATTGCGCATGCACGGGGATTACCTGGCCATCGTTACCCTGGGATTCGGCGAAATCATCCGGCTGATTCTGAATAATTGGCTGGCGTTTACCGGCGGCCCCAACGGGGTTGAGGTGCCGTCTCCCACCTTTTTCGGGCTGGAATTCGGCCGCCGGGCCCGGGAAGGGGGCGTGCCGATTCATGAGTTTTTGCATATTCCCTATAACCCGAACCTGAAATTTGTTTTTATCTATGCCGTACTGACCCTGGTGGTCTTGCTGGTGCTGTACATCAATCAGCGCCTAAGGCGCATGCCCATCGGCAGGGCTTGGGAAGCGCTGCGTGAAGACGAGGTGGCCTGCCGCTCCCTGGGGCTCAACCATGTGCTGGTAAAACTGTCGGCCTTTACCCTCGGCGCGTCCACCGCCGGGGTGGCGGGGGTGTTTTTCGCCACTTATCAGGGTTTTGTCAATCCCACCTCGTTTACCTTTTTTGAATCGGCGCTGATCCTGGCCATTGTGGTGCTGGGGGGGATGGGATCCACCGTCGGCGTGGTGATGGCGGCGTTTGTGCTGACGGTGGCGCCGGAGCTGCTGCGCAGTTTCGCCGAGTATCGCGTGCTGCTGTTCGGTATATTGATGGTGGCGATGATGATTTGGCGGCCGCGCGGACTGATTCGCATCAGCCGTTCCGGCTTTGCGGCGCGAAAGGGGGTGGCGCCATGA
- a CDS encoding ABC transporter ATP-binding protein, whose amino-acid sequence MSDAILKVEHLMMQFGGIKALNDVNLEVERGSITALIGPNGAGKTTVFNCLTGFYRASGGRIELNTRQRSVDIIQILGQKFRGEDWLHPARWGRRVFYKMFGGTHLVNRAGLARTFQNIRLFREMSVVENLLVAQHRQSNRNLIAGILNTTGYRRAENRALDRAFYWLEVVDLVDCANRLAGEMSYGQQRRLEIARAMCTDPEVICLDEPAAGLNPVETRALSGIIRHLRDSHGITVLLIEHDMGMVMEISDHIIVLDHGDVIARGAPHYIQQHESVIAAYLGAGDEETAL is encoded by the coding sequence ATGAGCGACGCCATTCTCAAGGTCGAGCATTTGATGATGCAGTTCGGCGGCATCAAGGCCCTTAACGATGTCAATCTGGAGGTGGAGCGCGGCTCCATCACCGCCCTGATCGGTCCCAACGGCGCCGGCAAAACCACGGTATTCAACTGCCTTACCGGGTTTTACCGGGCCTCCGGTGGGCGTATCGAACTTAATACCCGGCAGCGTAGCGTGGATATCATCCAAATCCTCGGCCAAAAATTCCGCGGCGAGGATTGGCTGCACCCGGCGCGCTGGGGCCGGCGGGTCTTCTACAAAATGTTCGGGGGCACCCACCTGGTGAATCGCGCCGGGCTGGCGCGCACCTTCCAGAATATTCGCTTGTTCCGGGAAATGTCGGTGGTGGAAAACCTGCTGGTGGCCCAGCACCGGCAAAGCAACCGTAATCTTATTGCCGGCATACTGAACACCACGGGCTATCGCCGGGCGGAGAACCGGGCGCTGGACCGGGCATTCTACTGGTTGGAAGTGGTGGACCTGGTGGACTGCGCCAACCGGCTGGCGGGTGAGATGTCCTACGGCCAGCAGCGCCGGCTGGAGATCGCCCGCGCCATGTGCACCGACCCGGAAGTGATATGCCTGGACGAACCCGCCGCAGGCCTTAACCCGGTGGAAACCCGCGCCTTAAGCGGCATTATCCGCCATCTGCGCGACAGCCACGGCATCACGGTACTGCTGATTGAGCATGATATGGGCATGGTGATGGAAATTTCCGATCATATTATCGTCCTGGATCACGGTGACGTGATTGCCCGCGGCGCGCCGCACTATATCCAGCAGCATGAAAGCGTCATCGCCGCCTATCTCGGCGCCGGCGATGAGGAGACGGCGTTATGA
- a CDS encoding ABC transporter ATP-binding protein: MLEFQAVDVFYGPIQALQQVSLEVNEGETVALIGANGAGKSTLLMSIFGQPRIAGGKILFRGEDISRNPTHSIAAAGIAQAPEGRRVFPDMTVTENLQMGTIPIGNRHEAEDLQRMFTLFPHLEERRHQRAMTLSGGEQQMLAIARALMSRPRLLLLDEPSLGLAPLVVKQIFQTLRELAREGMTLFLVEQNAHHALRLSDRGYVMVNGRIRLQGTGAELLANREVRQAYLGGI, from the coding sequence ATGCTGGAGTTCCAGGCGGTGGATGTGTTTTACGGCCCGATCCAGGCATTGCAGCAGGTCTCCCTTGAGGTTAACGAAGGGGAAACGGTAGCGCTTATCGGCGCCAACGGCGCCGGCAAATCCACCCTGCTGATGTCCATCTTCGGCCAGCCGCGTATCGCCGGGGGTAAAATCCTGTTCCGCGGCGAGGATATCAGCCGCAACCCGACGCACTCCATTGCCGCCGCCGGTATCGCCCAGGCGCCGGAGGGGCGGCGGGTTTTTCCGGATATGACGGTGACGGAAAATTTGCAAATGGGCACCATTCCCATCGGCAATCGCCATGAAGCGGAGGATTTGCAGCGCATGTTCACGCTGTTCCCTCATCTGGAAGAACGTCGCCACCAGCGGGCGATGACCCTTTCCGGCGGCGAGCAGCAAATGCTGGCCATCGCCCGGGCGCTGATGAGCCGGCCCAGGCTGTTGCTGCTGGACGAACCGAGCCTGGGACTGGCGCCGCTGGTGGTCAAACAGATATTCCAGACCCTGCGCGAGCTGGCGCGGGAAGGCATGACGTTGTTTCTGGTGGAGCAAAACGCCCACCATGCCCTTAGGCTTTCGGATCGGGGCTATGTGATGGTGAACGGCCGCATTCGCCTGCAGGGCACAGGCGCGGAGCTGCTGGCTAACCGGGAGGTGAGGCAGGCGTATTTGGGGGGTATATGA
- a CDS encoding Ig-like domain-containing protein, giving the protein MPHSISLTATPESYAVSAESITTVTVTVTVVNEHGDPAHHVDVSFTSPQLRFEPPSTVTTDHAGKAVKHFTYPLGGVITITAALHHGPSATASVFAYSPGLAQVRVTNAPHDHINQYSIKSGVQAEVPSPGKIAAGYLFDFHWGEASRQRLIESEIDGLPYGVPWVLNLKTQFAPGTVLKDGRYAVYYAVFDQAGNVAVCKPKYITVTGGNVAKLLAPVLLPASLHNKIDREATRHGVTIRIPAQPEVKAGATYRINLHITPGADSHEPAETRHIHSGTVAAGNGEINFNITQGSGLLSGLDDVKGEFVYDIAPAGGGRVTHSLPLVTHIDTVGPGSATDTLTEESTHDSAGEFTETVAQEPAQDE; this is encoded by the coding sequence ATGCCACATTCCATTTCCCTAACAGCCACGCCAGAAAGTTATGCCGTTTCGGCAGAGTCGATAACGACCGTAACCGTAACCGTAACGGTGGTTAACGAACACGGCGACCCGGCTCATCATGTGGACGTCTCATTCACCTCGCCTCAGCTTCGCTTTGAGCCGCCGTCAACGGTGACCACTGACCATGCGGGTAAGGCCGTCAAGCACTTCACTTATCCTTTAGGCGGCGTGATAACCATTACCGCTGCCCTTCATCACGGTCCGTCGGCCACAGCCTCGGTATTTGCCTATTCTCCCGGACTGGCGCAGGTCAGGGTGACCAATGCGCCCCATGACCATATCAATCAATATTCCATCAAATCCGGCGTTCAGGCTGAAGTTCCCTCGCCGGGAAAAATCGCCGCCGGTTATCTGTTTGACTTTCATTGGGGAGAAGCCTCCCGGCAGCGTTTGATAGAAAGCGAAATAGATGGCTTGCCGTATGGCGTGCCCTGGGTGCTGAACCTTAAAACCCAGTTTGCCCCCGGTACGGTACTCAAAGACGGCCGTTATGCCGTCTATTATGCTGTTTTTGATCAGGCCGGCAATGTCGCCGTGTGCAAGCCGAAATACATCACCGTTACCGGCGGCAATGTCGCCAAACTTTTGGCGCCGGTGCTGCTGCCCGCCTCGTTGCACAATAAAATCGATCGGGAAGCCACTCGCCACGGCGTCACCATTCGGATACCGGCGCAGCCGGAAGTTAAAGCGGGGGCCACCTACCGCATCAATCTGCATATCACTCCCGGCGCCGACAGCCACGAGCCCGCCGAAACCCGGCATATTCATTCCGGCACGGTGGCCGCCGGCAATGGGGAAATCAATTTCAACATCACCCAAGGCAGCGGCCTGCTTTCCGGGCTGGATGACGTGAAGGGTGAATTTGTTTATGATATCGCCCCGGCGGGGGGTGGCCGTGTTACCCATTCATTGCCGCTGGTCACGCATATCGATACGGTAGGGCCGGGATCGGCAACAGACACGTTGACTGAAGAATCCACTCATGATTCGGCTGGAGAATTCACTGAGACAGTGGCGCAAGAACCGGCTCAAGATGAGTGA